The following DNA comes from Rhinoraja longicauda isolate Sanriku21f chromosome 30, sRhiLon1.1, whole genome shotgun sequence.
caaagatgtgcaggtttaattggccctctgtaaaattaccattgtgtgtgtgtgtgtgtgtgtgtgtgtgtgtgtgtgtgtgtgtgtgtgtgtgtgtgtgtgtgtgtgtgtgtgtgtgtgtttgtgtgtgtgtgtgtgtgtgtgtgtgtgtgtgtgtttgtgtgtgtgtgtgtgtgtgtgtgtttgtgtgtgcgtgtgtgtgtgtgtgtgtttgtgtgtgtgcgtgtttgtgtgtgtgtgtttgtgtgtgtgcatgtctgtgtgtgtgtatgtgtgcatgtatgtgtgtgtgcatgtctgtgtgtgtgtgtgtgtgtgtgtgtgtgtttgtgtgcgtgtctgtgtgtgtgtgtgtgtgtgtgtgtgtgtttgtgtgcgtgtctgtgtgtgtgtgtgtgtgtgtgtgcatgtctgtgtgtgtgcatgtctgtgtgtgtgtgtgtttgtgtgcgtgtgtgtgtttgtgtgcgtgtgtgtgtgtgtttgtgtgtgtgtgtgtgtgcgtgtctgtgtgtgtgtgtttgtgtgtgtgcatgtctgtgtgtgtgtatgtgtgcatgtatgtgtgtgtgcatgtctgtgtgtgtgtgtgtgtgtgcgtgtgtgtgtgcgtttgtgtgtgtgtttgtgtgtgtgtgtgtttgtgtgtgtgtttgtgtgcgtgtgtttttgtgcgtgtgtgtgtgtgcgtgtctgtgtgtgtgtgtttgtgtgtgtgtgcatgtctgtgtgtgtgtatgtgtgcatgtctgtgtgtgtgtgtgtgtgtgtgtgtgtgtcgggagtggatgcaaaagtgggcaaacacagaactagtgtgcacgggtggtcggcgtggactcggtgttcggaagggcctgtttgcaccctGCAATTTCCAGCTTAATTCCAAGGCACATCCACACCAAGATGTATAATCTTTGAATTACAACACACACCAGATTTAGATTTTAATATCATTTTTattaataaataaactaaaacaaaattgaaCACTTCTCCCATCCGTAATGATTTTAAAAGATCAATTCAGTTCACCCTCGCTCAGTTCAGTGTTTAGCACAGACAAGCGTTCCAAATTAACAAGATTTAATAAACATCGAGGCCAACACTTTACGGTCCAACAGACACTGCCGACAAAAGGTTGGATTGAACGCAACTTCAATCGTAATTGGAACTTCACAAGAACTGTTGCTGGGAAATAAAAGGGTTCTAGTTTAGGCTAGAGGGGTAATATCATGCTGGCCAAATGGTTCAAGGTGGAGGATTTCAGAAGACGGCTAAGCAAGATTTAGGATCAGAGAATGCGCGTGTAACAGTGTTTTATGTCGGAACCACGAGTGGCGATGCTGACAAGGCAAACactgatcgaaggtatttattcacaaaatgctggagtaactcagcaggtcaggcagcatctcaggagagaaggaattctctcctgagatgctgcctgacctgctgagttactccagcactttgtgaataaataccttcgatttgtaccagcatctgcagttattttcttacactaagcaaACACTGATGATCCATGTTAACAGTTTGCaggacaaaaaaactgcagatgccggttaaaatcgaaagtagacacacagcgggtcaggcggcatctcgggagagaaggaatgggtgacgtttcgggtcgagacccttcatcagtctgaagaagattctcgacccgaaacgtcacccattccttctctcccgtgatgctgcctgactcgctgaattactccagcattgtgtgtctgtctacTGACAATCCTTTCCTCAGTTGTGTAGTACGTAAActttaaatggaaatttttgGTACATTTGGAGTCAAGGAGTAGATTGTGGGAAGGAGAGTCTTCGCCCATGGTTAAGTTTAGGACTATTCTTCTGTAGCTCAAGGTGAAACATTACTTCTTACTCCGACTCCTACCTCAAGCAAGTGACTCATTTTTCCATCAGAAGTACCGGAGATGCTCACAATTGATTACAACTGGAGCAGGCTGGTGGTCTTTTTTATAGGACCAGGATCTAAGTGGTCAATCTccaaggagctatctgaagtagcCGAGACCAGCTGCCCAACAGATCCAACTCCCATCCCTCAACTCGACCAGCACTGGAAATAACACTCCAATTTCACCTAAAGGCACTAGACtagaatttattttaaaacaaatcAATTTGTAATCTTTGTATTAATTTACAACTCCATAGACGTACGTGGACTAAGTAGTGAATTAAAAACACCATTATAAAAAGGGAATTCTTAATTAGTTGGCAGTCAAATCAGAGCGCTGAAGATCAAGGATATGAGACACAGATTAGTGAATGTTAATTAACACATGAATGGTGAAATCTAGGTCATTGGGACAGAGTAGACAAGTGTAAAGGATGGTGGTGCGTGGGACTTGTGGCATGGAATGGTTTACGAAAACACAGCACAGTTCAGAATGCCAAACTTGCAAACCTGATCGCTGGAAACCTTTTTCAATGGTGTAACAAAGTGAAACACGAGAGGGCAAGTCAGGCAGTGAAAACGTCATCATTGGTGGGTTTAGTCTTCAAGTGCATCAATATTAATGCTAAACTGGCATTAGGCTCCAAGCTCAACAATTACTTGTAACTTGAACTTGTGCGTGTgtaggtgtgtgcgtgcgtgtgtgacggtgtgtgtgtgtgtgcgtgtgtggaggtgtgtgtgtgtgtgtggaggtgtgtgtgcaggtgtgtatgtgcgtgtgcacgTGTGGAATGTGCGTGTGTGGAGgagtgtgtgtatgcatgcgtgtgtggtgtgtgtgtgtgtggtgtgtggaggggtgtgtgcgtgtggtgtgtgtgcgtatttgcgtgtgtggaggtgtgtgtgcgcgtgtgtgcgcgtgtgtaggtgtgcgtgtgtgtacgcgtgtggaggggtgtgtgtgtgcatgtgtggaggggtgtgtgtgtgcatgtgtgcgtgcatgtgtggaggtgcgtgtgtgcgtgcgtaggtgtgtgtgtgtgtaggtgtgtgcgtgcatgcgtgtgcgtccatgggtggaggtgtgtgtgtggaggggtgtgcgtgcatgcgtgtgcgtccatgtgtggaggtgtgtgtgtgtaggtgtgtgcgtgcatgcgtgtgcgtccatgtgtggaggtgtgtgcgtgcatgcgtgtgcgtccatgtgtggaggtgtgtgtgtggaggggtgtgcgtgcatgcgtgtgcatccatgtgtggaggggtgtgcgcgcgtggtgtgtgtgtgcatgtggtgtgtggaggggtgtgtgtgtgtgtgcgcgtgtgcatgtgtggAGGTGACCTAACTATATGCACTGCGCCAGTGTTGTGGGTGTGGATGGTGTTTTGGGAATGGCAAGGAGGGGAGACTCACACAAGTGTGAGGGCTATTCAGTGTAGTTACTtccaccatccctctccctcttcacATTGATGGAATGGAAAAGGAGGAAAAACAGGACAATGgactggaatgtgtaggaaggaactgcagatgctggtagatgccgaagatagacacaaagtgctggagtaactcagcgggtcaggcaggcagcatctctggagaaacaggacgaggtgatgtttcgagtcgggaccgaagtctgaagaagggttctgacccaaaacatcactcgacctttttctccagagatgctgcctgacccgctgagttaccacagcactttgtgtccgtctacGGGATAAACCGTGGCTGGAGCGTTTCCCAGGTTCCAGGAGGAGTCCCTGGACAAAGTGTTCTGTGGTCATTTACCAGCCGATTATTCCTTGGAATGGAAGCAGCCCCCTTGAAGCACAGGGTAGCAGAGGCCAGAGGAGTGTTCGTGACATCAAACCTACGAGAATACTGAGGGTCAAAGCCTGCTGTCCAACACGACCAGATCCTACACTACTCCCATCATCTTCTCCGAAGGATGTCAGCAATTCCCCATGGAGCCAAGGGGTCCAGTCAACAGCACCATGTTCCTGCTAACAATAAACATGATCTAAACATTTCAATCCCCTCTGAAGTATGAAGAAACCCACCTGGCCGTGAGGGCCCACAGCCGACTTTAACCGTTTGCAAAGCAGAGTCACCCAGTTAGTTATtcaagcactgccattcactgcccACAGTGTTTGGGGAACAGAGGGAGGACTCACAATGGGCGATGAACCTGCTGTGGCCATTGGCTACCAGCACCCAATGTTAATCATCTTATAGACCCTGCAGTGAATTTTAAATCATAATGTCATCAGGCCCTGCAGGGTGTAAGAGAGGGAGCGATGGTCTTTCAGGGAAACATCCATTTCCCCTGCATATTAGTGACCAGTTTATTCCGCAGTAAACATCATTAGGGACCATGCTTCCCAATCTCACTCCGATAGCAAATGGATTATTACAGGAAAGAGGCTTCTCTCTAAAATGAGGTTTCCACTTGTAATTGGAGCTGTTCAGCTCATTTCCCCCCCCAGTCACAAAGCCCACACCTCTGGACTTTGGCCCTCACAAGCACAGAGGCTGCCCAGTGAGTGAAACCAAGACCGCCGTGTCCACTCTCGGACCCCAGACCACACTAGGCCCAACGCCCCTCCACACAACAGGAATGCGTTCCTTTTGGAAAGCATGTAGTCCCCCGAATTTCCCATTGGACCAAAGCTTACGGGGCAGACCGATGCAAGCATTGTTTAGAATTATATTTGTTATTTCTCAAGACTTCTGAAACAACTTGTGTCCAAGTTGTCCAATCAACCAGTTTTGGACCAAACTATCAAACAGAGTAGAAATAGTTTGCACAGGGGAAGAATGTTTACATGGCGTGTCCCGTCCTCACAGGTTGCTATGATGCCATTAAGACGGGTCTACTCAAACGTTAAGAACGTGCCGGAGTAACGAGAGTGGCTTGGATGACTTCTGATCAATCCCACCTCTGATCCCAGCCTGGGGTACTACTGGAGATTCCAACACTGTTGAAATGGCTCCGTTTGGTTTTAGTACAGGAACTGGGGGAATGAGTTCACACAAGCCAATCACAACCAGATGTCTACTGTCAGAGAGAaactaacccccccaccccccccatgagATGGGAGCATGAACCTTGGCTGCTTGGTGTGTGTCCGTAACGTGCTCCATTCAGGAAGTGGCGAGATGTAAACAGAAATGggcagggatggagtgagggtgcAGAGTCTTTAATACAGTTGCTTCGCCCGTTAATTCCAGAACCGGAGCTCCAAGATGAATGTACAAATGACAGAGAGAATTGGATAGATGGACCTGAGACCAGAAGCACGCATCAGTCTCGGACACCCTGCACGTTACGTATGTGTAAAACACGCACACAGATGGGACACATCAGATTCTCACGAGACGTGGTTGATATGTAGTGTCACTGCGCCGGCAGTAGGGACATTGGCGGCTGATCAGGATGGCTTAACGTTCTCAAATGTCTTGTCCTCTCCGTCCTCGTACTGTGGCGGGGGGGTGAGAGGCTCCAGGTTGACCACTGTATTGTTCGAGCTGCTCAGGTTGAGCCTGAACCTCTTGAGGTGGGTCTTGTCGGACAGGATCCGACGGATCTTTTTGGAGCTGAACCTCCGCCCGGGGCGGGGGGCTGGCCGGTCGGTCCTCGCCTCCACGCCAGCGTCTGCGGCCACGGCCGAGACCTCGTTGGACGACGACGAGGGCAGGCCGACGTCCACCAGCGACTCGTAGGAAGGCAGTGAGACCATGTTGGGTTCTCCGTCAATGGCTTCGGGGTTGTCTGGCGATTGGACACCATCTCCTAGCATCACTTCATCGTACGTGGGCACCGCCAGGACGGTGTTGCCATCCACGTCACTGCCAGGAGAGAAATGCCAAGGTTAGCACCCAAACTACAGGCATGGGACACCGcgtctagggtcgccaacttcctcactcccaaaatacgggacaaggtgacgtcaccgccccgcgccccacgtgaccacacccagccagcggccacgtgctcccgctccaccaatggcggccgcccgggccgggaggtgggttactacgcaacctcagtcaggcgaacacactcggccccgctccccgaacacactccgttagcctacactgtcagggtctAAAGCGTCCCCCAGGCTTacagtctctgggcctacagtgtccgcgcctacagcgacccccaggcctacagtgtccaggcctacagcggcccccaggcttacagtgtccgggcctacactgtccgggcctacagcggcccccgggcctaatacgggacaagggcggtcccgtacgggacaaaccaatttatcccaaaatagggatgtcccggctaatacgggacagttggcgaccccaaCCACGTCTGTGTTAAGTTGCTGCTTTGGAGAGTCATGCACCAAGGGAACCTTCCCTCTGCAGATTGCCCACTCCAACCAAgatgcctgtactcgctggagtttagaacaatgagaggggacctcattgaaacgtaccgaatagtgaaaggctcggatagagtggatgtggagaggatgtttccactagtgggagagtctaggaccagagggcacagcctcagaattaaaggaccttcctttaggaaggagatgaggaggaatttctttagtcagagggtggtgaatctgtggaatttattgccaaagacggctgtggaggccaagccaatgggtatttctaaggctgagattgatagattcttgattagtgtgggtgtcaggggttatggggacaaggcaggagaacggggctgagagggagagatagatcagccatgattgaatgacttattgatgggtcgaatggcctatttctgctcctatcacttatgaacataagccccatccacactagttccaccttcccacatttggtccatatccctctaaatggcACGCTGGCcattgcgagaagatttgagtataggagcaaggaggtcctactgcagttgtacagggccctggtgagaccacacctggagcattgtgtgcaattttggtctcctaatttgaggaaggactttattgcttttgagggagtgcagcgtaggttcaccagattaattccagtggaggccaattcactggatgttttcaagagagagttagatttagctcttagggctaatggaatcaagggatatggggaaaaagcaggaatggggtactgatgatgatcagccatgatcacattgaatggcgatgctggctcgaggggctgaatggcttccttctacacctatttttcagtttctaaatctttcctctgcAAGGAATAgctcggataaatgcacagtctctggCCTAGAGTTGggcaattgagaaccagaggacatagaaacatagaaacatagaaaataggtgcaggagtaggccattcggcccttcgagcctgcactgccattcaatatgatcatggctgatcatccaactcagtagcctgtacctgccttctctccataccccctgatccctttagcaaaaagggccacatctaactccctcttaaatatagccatagaactggcctcaactaccttctgtggcagagaattccacagactcaccactctctgtgtgaagaaatgttttctcatctcggtcctaaaagacttcccccttatccttaag
Coding sequences within:
- the LOC144607939 gene encoding transmembrane protein 51-like, which gives rise to MATEGSSGMTYALTALGVGMLALGILMMVWSVVPGFGKDNGTQGGNASTPASEESKHKVSQVSYILCAAGVSLLLISICLSVRDKKRRRAREGAANVPAESAILPERDVDGNTVLAVPTYDEVMLGDGVQSPDNPEAIDGEPNMVSLPSYESLVDVGLPSSSSNEVSAVAADAGVEARTDRPAPRPGRRFSSKKIRRILSDKTHLKRFRLNLSSSNNTVVNLEPLTPPPQYEDGEDKTFENVKPS